One stretch of Agelaius phoeniceus isolate bAgePho1 chromosome 15, bAgePho1.hap1, whole genome shotgun sequence DNA includes these proteins:
- the FGF1 gene encoding fibroblast growth factor 1, with product MRSASPSLPPHPPAAPPPRGSSSSSSPSPLAPFQPGSPRALGSRRRERRAAAALGEGGCGMAEGEISTFSALTEKFDLPAGSYKKPKLLYCSNGGHFLRILPDGTVDGTRDRSDEHIQLQLSAESVGVVHIRSTQSGQYLAMDTKGLLYGSQLLGEECLFLERLEENHYNTYVSKMHADKNWFVGLKKNGNSKLGPRTHYGQKAILFLPLPVSAD from the exons ATGCGCTCggcctccccttccctccccccgCATCCTCCCGCCGCTCCCCCGCCCCgaggcagctcctcctcatcctcaccgtCCCCGCTCGCTCCGTTCCAGCCCGGCTCTCCCCGCGCACTCGGGAGCCGCCGCCGGGAGCGCCGCGCAGCCGCCG ccctgggagaaggAGGCTGCGGGATGGCCGAGGGGGAGATCAGCACCTTCAGCGCCCTGACCGAGAAGTTCGACCTGCCCGCGGGCAGCTACAAGAAGCCCAAGCTGCTGTACTGCAGCAACGGGGGGCACTTCCTGCGCATCCTGCCCGACGGCACCGTGGATGGCACCCGGGACCGCAGCGACGAGCACA tccagctgcagctgagtgCAGAGAGCGTGGGCGTGGTGCACATCAGGAGCACCCAGTCGGGGCAGTACCTGGCCATGGACACCAAGGGGCTGCTCTACGGCTCG CAGTTACTGGGTGAGGAGTGTCTGTTCCTGGAAAGGCTCGAGGAGAACCATTACAACACCTACGTCTCCAAAATGCACGCGGACAAGAATTGGTTTGTGGGGCTGAAGAAGAACGGGAACAGCAAGCTGGGCCCGCGGACTCACTACGGCCAGAAGGCGATCCtcttcctgcccctgcccgtcTCTGCTGACTGA